The following are encoded in a window of Flavobacterium psychrotrophum genomic DNA:
- a CDS encoding DUF58 domain-containing protein, which translates to MKWLKSIYINNFAFYLFMGILALFLLAYLFPLLYNATWILTYLFFGLLFIDFILVFVSNHRFTAWRTTPEKFSNGDENQVTVNLENGYNFPARVKVIDELPFQFQVRDFKVFRNVPSGETIAFGFFLRPTQRGEYHFGKLNVYVSSPLRLVARRFTFGQGQMVPTYPSYQQLNKYSLMAFSNQLFEYGIKKIRRLGHTMEFEQIKEYVSGDDIRTINWKATAKKNQLMVNQFQDERSQSVYVAIDTGRVMKMPFNGLSLLDYAINSALVLSSVIIKKQDKAGMLTFSRQVENFAPADRRQGQMQKIQENLYNVNTNFFESDFGRLYGEVKRSITQRSLMILYTNFETLDGLKRQLPYLKGLAKNHLLVVVFFENVELDALINKKAGKVQEIYDQVIAEKFVFEKRLIVNELKKYGIYSLLTKPENLTIDSINKYLEIKARGIL; encoded by the coding sequence ATGAAGTGGCTTAAAAGCATCTATATAAACAATTTTGCCTTTTACCTTTTTATGGGTATACTGGCACTGTTTTTATTGGCCTATCTTTTCCCGTTGTTATACAATGCCACCTGGATACTTACCTACCTTTTCTTTGGGTTACTGTTTATCGATTTTATTTTGGTATTTGTAAGCAACCACCGCTTTACAGCCTGGCGTACCACGCCCGAAAAGTTTAGTAACGGCGATGAGAACCAGGTAACCGTAAATCTTGAAAATGGCTACAACTTTCCGGCAAGGGTTAAGGTTATAGACGAACTGCCTTTTCAGTTTCAGGTGCGCGACTTTAAGGTGTTCAGAAATGTGCCATCGGGCGAAACAATTGCCTTTGGGTTCTTTCTGCGCCCTACGCAGCGCGGCGAATATCATTTTGGCAAGCTAAATGTATATGTATCCAGCCCGCTAAGGCTCGTAGCAAGGCGTTTTACTTTTGGCCAAGGCCAAATGGTGCCTACCTACCCATCGTACCAGCAGCTTAATAAATACAGCCTTATGGCTTTTAGTAACCAGTTGTTTGAATACGGCATTAAAAAAATACGCCGCCTGGGGCATACCATGGAGTTTGAGCAGATAAAAGAATATGTTTCCGGAGACGACATACGCACCATAAACTGGAAGGCCACGGCCAAGAAGAACCAACTAATGGTAAACCAGTTTCAGGATGAGCGTTCGCAAAGCGTTTATGTTGCCATAGACACCGGCCGGGTAATGAAAATGCCTTTTAACGGCCTTAGCCTTTTAGATTATGCCATAAACTCAGCACTGGTACTTAGCAGCGTTATCATTAAAAAACAGGATAAGGCAGGCATGCTTACCTTTAGCAGGCAGGTAGAAAATTTTGCCCCCGCAGACAGGCGCCAGGGACAGATGCAAAAAATACAGGAAAACCTGTATAATGTAAACACCAATTTTTTTGAGAGCGATTTTGGCAGGTTGTATGGCGAAGTTAAACGAAGCATTACGCAGCGTAGCCTTATGATATTGTATACCAATTTTGAAACGCTGGACGGACTCAAAAGACAGCTTCCCTATTTAAAAGGGCTTGCTAAAAACCATCTGTTGGTTGTCGTGTTTTTTGAGAATGTAGAACTTGACGCACTGATAAACAAAAAGGCAGGTAAAGTACAGGAAATTTATGACCAGGTTATTGCAGAAAAGTTTGTTTTTGAAAAGCGCCTTATTGTAAACGAACTTAAAAAATACGGTATATACTCTTTGCTTACAAAGCCCGAAAATCTTACCATAGATAGTATAAACAAATACTTGGAAATAAAGGCCAGGGGCATTTTATAA